The following proteins are co-located in the Syngnathus scovelli strain Florida chromosome 5, RoL_Ssco_1.2, whole genome shotgun sequence genome:
- the LOC125969534 gene encoding E3 ubiquitin-protein ligase SMURF2 isoform X1, whose product MSNQGVRRNGPVKLRLTVLCAKNLAKKDFFRLPDPFAKVVVDGSGQCHSTDTVRNTLDPKWNQHYDLYIGKADSITISVWNHKKIHKKQGAGFLGCVRLLSNAINRLKDTGYQRLDLNKLGPNDNDTVRGQIVVSLQSRDRIGTGGPVVDCSRLFDNDLPDGWEERRTASGRIQYLNHITRTTQWERPTRPASEYSSPSGRPLSCVVDENTPVMTPVNGAEASGPPGEQRLQERRVRSQRHRNYMSRTHLHTPPDLPEGYEQRTTQQGQVYFLHTQTGVSTWHDPRVPRDLSNVNCEELGPLPPGWEIRNTATGRVYFVDHNNRTTQFTDPRLSANLHRVLNSPSPNGSRVVTDSQNTNHSHSVPMKGQGVSSGPQQTLSPAQLPEEAECLTVPRYKRDLVQKLKILRQELSQQQPQAGHCRIEVCREEIFEESYRQVMKMRPKDLWKRLMIKFRGEEGLDYGGVAREWLYLLSHEMLNPYYGLFQYSRDDIYTLQINPDSAVNPEHLSYFHFVGRIMGMAVFHGHYIDGGFTLPFYKQLLGKPITLDDMESVDPDLHNSLVWILDNDITGVLDHTFCVEHNAYGEIIQHELKPNGKSISVSEDTKKEYVRLYVNWRFLHGIEAQFLALQKGFNEVIPQHLLKSFDEKELELIVCGLGKIDVSDWKSNTRLKHCTPDSNIVKWFWKAVESFDEERRARLLQFVTGSSRVPLQGFKALQGAAGPRLFTIHQIDANANNLPKAHTCFNRIDIPPYESYDKLYDKLLTAIEETCGFAVE is encoded by the exons TCCTCTGTGCAAAGAACCTGGCAAAGAAAGACTTCTTCC GGTTACCTGATCCTTTTGCCAAAGTGGTGGTGGATGGCTCCGGGCAGTGCCACTCTACAGATACTGTGAGAAATACATTGGACCCAAAATGGAATCAGCATTATGATCT GTATATTGGAAAGGCAGATTCCATCACTATCAGTGTTTGGAACCACAAGAAGATACACAAAAAGCAAGGAGCTGGTTTTCTCGGTTGCGTCCGCCTCCTCTCAAATGCTATCAACAGACTTAAAGACACCGGCT ATCAAAGACTGGACCTCAATAAGCTTGGCCCAAACGATAATGACACAGTCAGAGGGCAGATAGTAG TAAGTCTTCAATCAAGAGACCGCATAGGTACCGGAGGACCAGTGGTGGATTGCAGTCGCCTCTTTGACAACGACTTACCTGATGG ATGGGAAGAGAGAAGAACAGCCTCTGGAAGAATACAGTACCTGAACCACATCACACGCACCACACAATGGGAGAGACCTACCAG GCCAGCTTCAGAGTACTCCAGCCCATCCGGGCGTCCTTTGAGCTGTGTGGTGGATGAGAATACACCAGTGATGACGCCCGTTAACGGGGCAGAGGCCAGCGGCCCACCCGGAGAACAGCGACTCCAAGAGAGACGGGTGCGATCACAACGACACCGCAACTACATGAGTCGAACGCACTTGCACACGCCTCCCGACCTGCCCGAGGGTTATG AGCAACGAACGACTCAACAGGGTCAAGTGTACTTCCTGCACACACAGACTGGAGTCAGCACCTGGCACGACCCTCGCGTTCCCAG GGATTTGAGTAATGTGAACTGCGAGGAACTCGGCCCTCTGCCGCCAGGCTGGGAGATTAGAAACACTGCGACCGGCCGCGTCTACTTTGTGGACCACAACAATCGAACTACCCAGTTCACAGACCCGAGACTGTCTGCTAACCTGCATCGGGTTCTCAA CAGCCCCAGTCCAAATGGATCCCGTGTGGTCACAGACAGCCAAAACACTAACCACAG CCATTCAGTTCCGATGAAGGGCCAAGGAGTTTCCAGTGGCCCCCAGCAGACTCTCTCCCCAGCCCAGTTGCCGGAGGAGGCCGAGTGCTTGACGGTGCCCAGGTACAAGCGAGATCTGGTGCAAAAGCTCAAGATCCTACGTCAGGAACTCTCTCAGCAACAACCGCAAGCGGGCCACTGCCGCATCGAGGTGTGCCGTGAGGAGATCTTTGAG GAGTCGTACCGGCAGGTGATGAAGATGCGACCAAAGGATTTGTGGAAAAGACTGATGATCAAATTTAGAGGAGAAGAGGGACTCGACTACGGCGGGGTTGCAAG GGAATGGTTGTACTTGTTGTCCCATGAGATGCTCAATCCGTACTACGGCCTGTTCCAGTACTCCAGAGACGACATCTACACTTTACAGATCAACCCCGACTCGGCCGTCAACCCT GAGCACCTGTCGTATTTCCACTTTGTGGGTCGCATCATGGGCATGGCAGTGTTTCATGGCCACTACATCGACGGAGGCTTCACTCTGCCTTTTTACAAGCAACTGCTGGGAAAACCCATCACACTGGATGACATGGAGTCTGTAGACCCCGACCTCCACAACAGTCTCGTTTGGATCCT GGACAATGACATCACCGGCGTCCTGGACCACACCTTCTGTGTTGAGCACAATGCTTATGGAGAGATCATCCAGCATGAGCTCAAACCTAACGGAAAGAGCATCTCTGTCAGCGAGGATACCAAAAAGGAGTACGTCAG GTTATATGTGAACTGGCGTTTCCTACACGGAATCGAGGCTCAATTTTTGGCACTGCAGAAAGGCTTCAATGAAGTCATCCCACAACATCTGCTCAAGTCCTTTGACGAGAAGGAGCTCGAG CTGATCGTGTGCGGCCTGGGAAAGATCGACGTCTCCGACTGGAAGTCGAACACACGTCTCAAGCACTGCACGCCTGACAGCAACATCGTCAAGTGGTTCTGGAAGGCGGTCGAGTCCTTTGATGAGGAGAGGAGGGCACGCCTGCTGCAGTTTGTCACCGGCTCCTCCAGGGTGCCCCTGCAGGGTTTCAAGGCGCTGCAAG GTGCTGCAGGGCCTCGACTTTTTACCATTCATCAGATTGATGCCAACGCCAACAATTTGCCCAAAGCCCACACCTG
- the LOC125969534 gene encoding E3 ubiquitin-protein ligase SMURF2 isoform X2 has translation MSNQGVRRNGPVKLRLTVLCAKNLAKKDFFRLPDPFAKVVVDGSGQCHSTDTVRNTLDPKWNQHYDLYIGKADSITISVWNHKKIHKKQGAGFLGCVRLLSNAINRLKDTGYQRLDLNKLGPNDNDTVRGQIVVSLQSRDRIGTGGPVVDCSRLFDNDLPDGWEERRTASGRIQYLNHITRTTQWERPTRPASEYSSPSGRPLSCVVDENTPVMTPVNGAEASGPPGEQRLQERRVRSQRHRNYMSRTHLHTPPDLPEGYEQRTTQQGQVYFLHTQTGVSTWHDPRVPRDLSNVNCEELGPLPPGWEIRNTATGRVYFVDHNNRTTQFTDPRLSANLHRVLNPSPNGSRVVTDSQNTNHSHSVPMKGQGVSSGPQQTLSPAQLPEEAECLTVPRYKRDLVQKLKILRQELSQQQPQAGHCRIEVCREEIFEESYRQVMKMRPKDLWKRLMIKFRGEEGLDYGGVAREWLYLLSHEMLNPYYGLFQYSRDDIYTLQINPDSAVNPEHLSYFHFVGRIMGMAVFHGHYIDGGFTLPFYKQLLGKPITLDDMESVDPDLHNSLVWILDNDITGVLDHTFCVEHNAYGEIIQHELKPNGKSISVSEDTKKEYVRLYVNWRFLHGIEAQFLALQKGFNEVIPQHLLKSFDEKELELIVCGLGKIDVSDWKSNTRLKHCTPDSNIVKWFWKAVESFDEERRARLLQFVTGSSRVPLQGFKALQGAAGPRLFTIHQIDANANNLPKAHTCFNRIDIPPYESYDKLYDKLLTAIEETCGFAVE, from the exons TCCTCTGTGCAAAGAACCTGGCAAAGAAAGACTTCTTCC GGTTACCTGATCCTTTTGCCAAAGTGGTGGTGGATGGCTCCGGGCAGTGCCACTCTACAGATACTGTGAGAAATACATTGGACCCAAAATGGAATCAGCATTATGATCT GTATATTGGAAAGGCAGATTCCATCACTATCAGTGTTTGGAACCACAAGAAGATACACAAAAAGCAAGGAGCTGGTTTTCTCGGTTGCGTCCGCCTCCTCTCAAATGCTATCAACAGACTTAAAGACACCGGCT ATCAAAGACTGGACCTCAATAAGCTTGGCCCAAACGATAATGACACAGTCAGAGGGCAGATAGTAG TAAGTCTTCAATCAAGAGACCGCATAGGTACCGGAGGACCAGTGGTGGATTGCAGTCGCCTCTTTGACAACGACTTACCTGATGG ATGGGAAGAGAGAAGAACAGCCTCTGGAAGAATACAGTACCTGAACCACATCACACGCACCACACAATGGGAGAGACCTACCAG GCCAGCTTCAGAGTACTCCAGCCCATCCGGGCGTCCTTTGAGCTGTGTGGTGGATGAGAATACACCAGTGATGACGCCCGTTAACGGGGCAGAGGCCAGCGGCCCACCCGGAGAACAGCGACTCCAAGAGAGACGGGTGCGATCACAACGACACCGCAACTACATGAGTCGAACGCACTTGCACACGCCTCCCGACCTGCCCGAGGGTTATG AGCAACGAACGACTCAACAGGGTCAAGTGTACTTCCTGCACACACAGACTGGAGTCAGCACCTGGCACGACCCTCGCGTTCCCAG GGATTTGAGTAATGTGAACTGCGAGGAACTCGGCCCTCTGCCGCCAGGCTGGGAGATTAGAAACACTGCGACCGGCCGCGTCTACTTTGTGGACCACAACAATCGAACTACCCAGTTCACAGACCCGAGACTGTCTGCTAACCTGCATCGGGTTCTCAA CCCCAGTCCAAATGGATCCCGTGTGGTCACAGACAGCCAAAACACTAACCACAG CCATTCAGTTCCGATGAAGGGCCAAGGAGTTTCCAGTGGCCCCCAGCAGACTCTCTCCCCAGCCCAGTTGCCGGAGGAGGCCGAGTGCTTGACGGTGCCCAGGTACAAGCGAGATCTGGTGCAAAAGCTCAAGATCCTACGTCAGGAACTCTCTCAGCAACAACCGCAAGCGGGCCACTGCCGCATCGAGGTGTGCCGTGAGGAGATCTTTGAG GAGTCGTACCGGCAGGTGATGAAGATGCGACCAAAGGATTTGTGGAAAAGACTGATGATCAAATTTAGAGGAGAAGAGGGACTCGACTACGGCGGGGTTGCAAG GGAATGGTTGTACTTGTTGTCCCATGAGATGCTCAATCCGTACTACGGCCTGTTCCAGTACTCCAGAGACGACATCTACACTTTACAGATCAACCCCGACTCGGCCGTCAACCCT GAGCACCTGTCGTATTTCCACTTTGTGGGTCGCATCATGGGCATGGCAGTGTTTCATGGCCACTACATCGACGGAGGCTTCACTCTGCCTTTTTACAAGCAACTGCTGGGAAAACCCATCACACTGGATGACATGGAGTCTGTAGACCCCGACCTCCACAACAGTCTCGTTTGGATCCT GGACAATGACATCACCGGCGTCCTGGACCACACCTTCTGTGTTGAGCACAATGCTTATGGAGAGATCATCCAGCATGAGCTCAAACCTAACGGAAAGAGCATCTCTGTCAGCGAGGATACCAAAAAGGAGTACGTCAG GTTATATGTGAACTGGCGTTTCCTACACGGAATCGAGGCTCAATTTTTGGCACTGCAGAAAGGCTTCAATGAAGTCATCCCACAACATCTGCTCAAGTCCTTTGACGAGAAGGAGCTCGAG CTGATCGTGTGCGGCCTGGGAAAGATCGACGTCTCCGACTGGAAGTCGAACACACGTCTCAAGCACTGCACGCCTGACAGCAACATCGTCAAGTGGTTCTGGAAGGCGGTCGAGTCCTTTGATGAGGAGAGGAGGGCACGCCTGCTGCAGTTTGTCACCGGCTCCTCCAGGGTGCCCCTGCAGGGTTTCAAGGCGCTGCAAG GTGCTGCAGGGCCTCGACTTTTTACCATTCATCAGATTGATGCCAACGCCAACAATTTGCCCAAAGCCCACACCTG